The genomic DNA attaaatagtatatattacattaaaatatatatatcttaATTAAAATAGCAAAAGAAAAATACAGCTAAATAATCTATTGAAATAATATCCATTTAACCATTATCCTTCAAATTATCCAACATAACACCAAGTAATTTCGctctaaaaataaattgtaacttTTCAAAATTGGAAATTAATCCACAattaatttatgataaaatactgtttcttttattttaaagatGTGAAGTATAGTTGTggatataaaaatacaaaagcaATGTCCCCCTGTGAGTTGTCGCACCAGTTTTTAAAAGTGTAGGTCGAAAAATATAGTTGAGGTGGGTATGTCGCGGGCGCGGGCAGGGCGAGGCCGGCGGCGGGCGGGGGCGCGGCGACGTCAGAGGATGGAGCAGCGGGACAGCCACGACGTGGGCTTGCGCTGCTGCTCGTTCGCTTTCAGCTGGTGCGCGCCCGTCCGCGCCTGCGGGTTACTCGCCTCCTGTCACCACACAAGCTTTGTTACATCACATACTTTAATTGCTGTATACATCACACAGTATATACCACAAACTATCTATGATAAGTAACCACAGTATAACACTAAATGCACTATAACGTAACTCAACACAAAGTATCTAAAGTAaaagtttaataattaaaactatttggCCTTGCTCAGCTTTGGGATCCAGTAGGCTATGTTGTAGCGggaggtaaaaataataataataatagaacgtatagaacggctcGGTCGGGCCGCGCCGTCGTTCCCCCCGCGCGCCTGCGCGAGTAGCATGCGCGAGCGCGCTCGTTGACTCTCGCTCACTCGCACTCACTCAGTTTGCCGCCGAGCTTCATACGCGATACACCGTTTTCGCGCCGCCCGAGCGAACCGTCCGCGCACGCGCTGCGCCGCTGCGCCCCGTAGTTTACGTTACTCTCTGTTCTGTTGCAAAAGCTGTTACAGTGTtcactaatataaaataaaaactagtgTGGCGAACTAAACCCGATTTTCAATTCCATCTGTGCTACCCCACGCTAGAAGATGGCGTCCCAACGTGAAGCTGGATATTGTGATGGACTTTGCGTACGTTCGGAGTGACTTTCATGTGCTTAAGCATCGTTTTATCTTCTAGAAGAAGTTGCGATCGTGTTACTGTGTGTGCCTTTTGAGTCTCGAAGACTCCCGCCCGAGTGACCAAATCtaagtacatacctactacGTGTGAACTGTAAATTATTACCTAGATCTAGACTTTATTGAGTGTCGTAACTAGCTGACGAACATTAGGACTGTGTGTCTATcgttttgtgtttcgtttattttctagtttttctCGAACATTCATGTTCTAGACTTTGTAATTGCGATCTTCACGTGTTCGAATACTTCTTATAAGTGTTTTTAGACTCAGATTGACTATATTTTACGGATAGTTGTGTTAAATATCTTTTGCGGacagttttaaataagtattttatcatTGCGCGTTGTCCACAAGTGGGCGTGGTCGTTTGTGAAAATCGGGCGAGTCCATTTTGAAAATCGGGCGATTCCATTTTCTAAGTGCCACTTTTTACCGCAATTCGAACTGTCAATGTCAAATTGTCAATCGCGTTATCGAACTCTTCTTTCGTGAAAAACTTTTGTTTATTAACTGTTGTAAATCagttttatagttattataGTGTGAAAACTTAGTATTGACTGGAAAATACTTCAGTTAGGTACTAACAGTGCATACGTAAAGTGAAATACGTTAGTGTATCTCGTTTTGTTTCGTATGAGACGAGTTGCTGTCGACCGTGGAGGGTCGATGTTCCAGTTGCTCGTATTTGCCATACGTACGAGTACACCGTGCGTGCCCTGCGCATGCCCTTGCGCTGGCACGATTGATGCAGAGCTGCTATACCGCTGCGCCAGCCGCGCATGCCCGCAACCTGCTTGGACTTAGGGAAGTACCCCTTACCTATTTTTCACACAGTGCTAATGAACATTTGAACTATAAGCGGAACTGTTATTTTATCTGTTATATTGACTGCTATATACTACAAACTAAAGTGAAAGtacttaaagtaaattaaaacgaACTAAAGTGTTAAAATGGTTTTAACTAGAAGTGGTAACGATTTTGCGCCGCCCGTCGATCGCACGCCGCCCGTCGAACGCACGCTGCCCGTCGTTCGCACGCCGCCCGTCAGTCGTACGCCGCCAGCAGATGCCACGATGCCCGTCTATGCCACGTCTCCCATTGATGTCACGCTGCCTGCCGAGGGCGCGTCGCACGTCGATGTCACGCTGCTCGCTGATGACGAGTCGCCCGGCGTGAGCTTCATGGCGCCAGGCCCCTCTGCGCCTACTGTGCCGAGGCCAATCGCCCCTTCTCCTTATGGTGCACCTGCCGCTGCTTCTCCTCGTGGTGTGCTGGAACCCACGCATGCAAGCCAGGTCTTCCCATCACCATCTTCAGTACTGATGACAGATGAACAATTCAGCCGACTGCTGTCCATGTGCACGCAATCATCACCTGCACCTTCACCCTTGCCGCCTGGTCCGCAAACCTCTAATTTTGCGAACTGCACGTCACGTTTCAATGGTGCCGGCGACATAAACGCGTTCATAGACGCCGTGGAGATGTATAAGCAATGTTTGGGAGTTGATGATGCCGTTGCACTGAGAGGCTTGCCTATGTTGCTGACCGACTTTGCTGCTTCCTGGTGGCGGGGAGTCAAGCATTCTACAGAGTCCTGGGTTGATGCTGTTCAACTGCTACGAGTAACCTTCGGTCCGCGCATGCCTCCACATAAGATCTACCGACAGATCTTCAAGAAAGAGCAAGCAGAAGAATCAACAGATATATTTGTTTGCCGAGTGAGAGCTCTGATAGCTCAATTACCACCTGACACTCTACCAGAAAATCCAGTACAATTGGATATGACATATGGATTGTTACATCGTAGAATACGCGAGAGGGTGTCACGTAGCTCCTTTTCATCATTTGCAGAGCTACTGCAGCATGCCAGAAGCGTAGAAGATATGTTAGACGAGAGTCGACCAGTGATCGGACACAATCGGGTAACCGCTGTTACCCCCACTACTGCTACACCTGCCGTCACTACTGCACGTGCTATCCCGACACAGTCCCGTCCGAAATGCATATATTGCAAATGCTATGGACATACAAGAGAAGAATGTCAAAAGTTGAAGAATAAAGTAGAGATTAAGAAGGAAGTTGCTCCTGATCCTCGCCCAGTCAGTTGTTTTGGCTGCGGAGCACTCGGCGTGATAAGATCCAATTGCCCTAAATGCAAAGAGCAGAGCAAAGTAGTTCCTGCTGTGTCGTCTACATTCAACTCAGTGTCGGCTATAGGAGTGAGTGATCTTATGGTTCCACGGGACCGTCCCGTTGTGAACATTTCGGTTTGTGGTTTAGTGGGTAGTGCAATTGTGGACACTGGTGCAAAACAATCTATTGGTAGTAAGAGTCTGTATAACCATCTTGTAAATTGTGGTCAAACTTTTGATAAAGTTGTAACTGAACTTAGATACGCCGATGGGCGAAGTTGTATAGAAGAAGTTAATGTAGCACGTGTTAATGTTACTTGTAGTAATGTAGTGACTGAGGTTTGTTTCCTAATGTTACCACATGCTACTAACTCATTGCTAGGTATGGATTTCATTGAGGGTACGGGCATGATACTTGACTTTGATCGTAATGTTTGGTATTTGAGAAATTCTCAACCGGAACCAATGTGTTTTGAGGGCAAGACTGATTTAGTTCATCTATCGACTGTGGAACTTCGTGAGGACGAGGGCGCCCACCTTGATTTAGACGCTCGGAACAAGCTCACGACTCTCCTGCAAGACAATGAAGATATCTTCAAGCTAGGGGGAGCACCCACCAAGTTTGCCACTCATCGCATTGACACCGGTGACGCCGCACCAGTAGCGGGACCGCCGTATCGAGTCACGCCCTCTAAAAAGGAAATCATCCGCCTGGAATTGGACAAAATGTTGGACGAAGACGTCATCGAGGATGCAGAATCGGATTGGGCTTCTCCCGCTGTTTTAGTCCCTAAGAAGGATGGAGAAGTCCGCTTTTGTGTAGATTACCGGAAGCTAAACCGCGTGACGCGATCCGACCAGTACCCGCTCCCCTTGATCAACGATTTGATACAGTCAACGAAAGCCAACAGCATCATGTCCACCATTGATCTCAAAGCAGGTTATTGGCAGATAGAAGTGGCGCCAGAGGATCGCCATAAGACGGCTTTTACCACACCGTTCGGGACTTACCAATTTAAGCGAATGCCGTTTGGTCTTAAGAATTCCCCGGCGACATTTCAACGCTTAATTGATCGATTTCGTGCCGGCCTGAAGGATGTATGCGTAGTTGCATACTTAGATGATCTCCTTATAGTCTCGCCTGATATTGAAACTCACGTGCGTGACTTACAACAGGTCTTTGACAGACTTCGATTATTTGGTCTCCGAGCAAATCGAAAGAAGTGTGTTTTTGGAAGAGATAGAGTTGTATATCTTGGACATGTACTTACCTGTCGTGGTGTTGAGCCAGATCCCGCGAAGGTTGAAGCTGTACTAaatatggagccgccaaagaaTCTGAAACAAATGAGAACGTTTTTACAAACCTGTGCGTGGTTCAGGAAATTTATACCACAGTTTTCGGAAGTAGCGCGTCCACTCACCGATCTTACGAAAAAGAATCGAACCTGGCGATGGGCTGACGATCAGCAATTCGCGTTTGAAGAGCTGAAGCGTCGTCTTGCGACTAGCCCCATTCTGCAGCAGCCTGATTTTGAGAAGCCATTCATCCTGCGTACTGATGCCAGTGCATACGCCCTGGGTGCTGTTCTCCTTCAGGGAGATGATCCGAAGGAGGAACGGCCGATCGAATATGCGAGCAGACTTTTAACGCCAGCTGAACGTAATTACCATACCACCGAGCGTGAGGCTCTTGCAGTTGTATGGGCCCTTGAGAAGTTTAGGGGTTACCTTGAAGGCGCGCAAGTGCGCGTTGCGACTGACCACCAGCCACTGAAGTGGTTGTTATCGCTGAAGACCCCCAGTGGTCGATTAGCCCGTTGGGCCATGAAGATTCAGGCCTTTAACCTGGAAATAGAGTATACCCCAGGAAGGGCGAATGTCATTGCCGACACGATGAGTAGGCCCGTGTGCGGTGATGCCTTACCAGAAAAGGATGTTGTTGCCAGTTCCTCATGCGATGTTTGCCCTGTAAGTGTAGACTTACCACATCGTCGTCCCGAAGAGATCCGTAGTGCGCAGCTCGAAGATcctgaaataaagaaaattattaatgaCTTTGAAGGTCAGACGGCCGATGCATCGGACCGCTGGACTGATCGCGGATATTATATGACCTTAGGCGTACTTTACCGTATAGATCTGGACGGAGATTCTGAAGAACCGCAGCTGGTAGTTCCCGAGTCCATGCGTGAAGAGGTCATGAAGATGCTGCATGATGCACCTACCGCTGGACACCTTGGCCTGGAACGAACCCTGAAGAAGATGAAGGAGAGATACTATTTTAGAAACATACGACAATATGTTGCCAAGTATATCAAGTCATGTGACCTGTGTCAAACCTACAAACCCAGCAACATGAAGCCTGCGGGGTTGTTGCAGACGCCCGTAGCTCATCAGCGTATGGAAGTCCTTGCGATGGATCTTTTTGGACCTCTTCCCGAAGGAAGCAACGGAGAGAGATGGATCTTCCTCATCGTGGACACTGCAAGTAGATGGGTGGAAGTGTTCCCCTTAGTTGACGCTACAGCTGAAGCCTGCGCTAAAGTGTTGTTGGAGGAAGTATTCCTCAGATATGGGTTTCCTCGCCGTGTAATTTCTGATAACGGCTCACAGTTTGTCTCTGCTGTAATGCAGAAATTGATGTACGTATTCGACGTTAAGCAGAGCCTCATTCCTGCTTACCATCCGGAAGCTAACCTGTCCGAGCGCAAGAACCGCGACATGAAGCAAATGCTTGCTATGCTCGTGGGGCCTGAACATCGGAATTGGCCTGAAGCGTTGCCCGCCGTTCGGTTTGCCCTTAATAGCTCGTACAATGAAGGTACTGGGAGGACTGCTGCATTTTTAACGTTTGCCCGTGAATTGCGCTCACCAATGGATGTAGTTACTGACCTCAGAGGGGTTGTTGAACGCGAGAACTTCGTTCCTCAGATAACTCCATACCTGCTAAAATTCACCGAGACCCTCCAGGAAGTCAAATGGAGAACCGAAGAGCAACAGGATCGTAGAAAGGAAGTCGCCGATAAGAATCGCCGCCCGATTTCTTCCTACCAGGTGGGAGACCTCGTCCTCGTTGAGTCTCACCGGCTTAGTAATGCCGCTAAGGGTTTTAGTAGTAAGTTTGCCCCGCGTCGCGAGGGACCGTACGAGATATCTGAAATTGTCAGCCCAACCTCGTTTCTGCTTAAGGATAAGCAAGGTACCATCAGAGGGAAGTATCATGCTAGTGCCCTTACCCCTTATGTGGGGACTGCTACCCTCATAGAACACCCCCGTAAAAAGGGTCGTCCGGCCAAGTCACCATCGGGTCGATCCGGTGACTTGGAGGGGGAGGTTGTAGCGggaggtaaaaataataataataatagaacgtatagaacggctcGGTCGGGCCGCGCCGTCGTTCCCCCCGCGCGCCTGCGCGAGTAGCATGCGCGAGCGCGCTCGTTGACTCTCGCTCACTCGCACTCACTCAGTTTGCCGCCGAGCTTCATACGCGATACACCGTTTTCGCGCCGCCCGAGCGAACCGTCCGCGCACGCGCTGCGCCGCTGCGCCCCGTAGTTTACGTTACTCTCTGTTCTGTTGCAAAAGCTGTTACAGTGTtcactaatataaaataaaaactagtgTGGCGAACTAAACCCGATTTTCAATTCCATCTGTGCTACCCCACGCtagaatatacatataataagtaAAACTATGATTTTGTATATGTAGTGtacaaattataacatgcaaattttaataaaaatcaaaaaatcaattaaattttATCTGTGATGATGCTACACCCAACAAAGCAACACCTTTACATGCATAACAGTACTATACAGAACACTAACAAgaacaacaaacaaaacactTTCAAGGTCAAGGGTCAGGTGGCGTTGGAAATTGATCAAGGCCTTCTTAGGTAAGAAAAGTAGTATATTACCATGGACTAACTAATATATTATGTGTCTCTAAGAGCTTTTTgagcaaaaatataataaaaacctaCACCTTCCACAATAGACAGCACAATAAAACAACACACACCAGCCTTATTTTATTACCTTCTATTTTTCGATAGCAGCCATGGAACAGAAGAGAATATTgttttagaaagaaagatagGTAGATTATAGATAAATATAAGATAAACTACTTTTGTGATTGTTAAGTTATCTATGTTCAGTAAGATAAAATTCTTAGCTTTACAAACTGATTTTAAGAATTGGGAAAATGTTAAagaatatctttttttttccattatgaACACAGAGTTCCTATACTTTGACATAGAACTTAGTAATATGCACATACCTGTTTTTTCTCCATCTTTGCTTTGATGTCTTTTGCAAGAGTATAAAACGCGTATTCAACATTTAGTGAGTCCTTAGCCGAAGTTTCTACAAATTTTATCTGATACTCTATAGCTAATTGTTCACCTCTCTCTTTTGATAcctggaaataaatatttggtTTATTTTTTCATGGTAGGTATCATTAGAAAGTGACTggatttaaattttgtaccaaaagtggctgcaaattttCTTCAGAAATTTAATGCTTCTTAGCATGTTGGATTTACAAACCTTGGACTTGTTAAACCAACACCAGCCATCTCTAAGACAGGCAGAGTTATAATCAGGAATAATCTAATAATCAGGAAGTATAAGTGCTGCTCCTGTGCTAGTATCCTAATATCTTCTATTAATGTGACAGTGATAAGCTCACTTACTTGTCTTTTAGCTTCCAGATCACACTTGTTGCCAAGAATCATCTTTTCAACATCAGCACTGGCATTTTCCTCTATGTTTCGGATCCAGTTTTTTATGTTCTCGAAGCTCTTCTCATTTGTCACATCATACACTAGCATGATGCCCATAGAACCACGGTAATATGCAGTGGTTATGGTACGGAATCTCTCTTGGCCTGCGGTATCCCTTAAAgagaataagtatttttatgatTACTTACAAAAAGGATTTTAAGATATTCTCGCTAAGATACACATTGAATAATTTGGCTTTCTGGTCCATTCAAATTATATTAACACTTTGAAAGTTTAAATTAAATGACTATTTACAGCTGAAACAAGCATCCTGTTGAGTCATTACATTAATAAAGGATCAGGATCATTGGACTATTTTAACatcaactttataaaaaaatatgtgggTATAATTAAAGATAATATATGATAAGCAAGTGTTTAGGAAGGTTATTAAATTGACACATGGGTTGTATCATCAGATTCTTACACATCCAGTTCCTGCATATCCACCAAAACCACAGCAAACAGTGAGAACTTGATGGATAACAATAAACAAGAATTTTCAACTTACCATATTTGTAGCTTCACTTTTTTCCCTTCAAGGTCTATCGTCCGAATTTTGAAGTCGATTCCTGCAACAGACAGTTGTTTAACTCGAGAGCCAACTAATTAAAATTAGTGAGTATGATGTCATGAACTTTACATTGGTATAATTCGATAAGGGTCCCATTATCATCGCGCCGCACCCTACTCCAGTACCAATATCCAATCCGGCACCGGGAAAAGCTCACACAATGAACCAGGAACAAAAAATCCAACTCAATGacaaattatgtataaaaaaagacAACTTATCTCACAATAACCTTTGATTATAAAGACTTGAAACACTTACCAATAGTCGATATGAATGAGATATTGAAAGCATCTTCtgaaaatctaaataatatAGAAGTTTTACCCACTCCAGAATCACCTATCaagagtaatttaaataaataatcgtaAGTTTTTGCCATTTTTTACAACAATCTGATTACACGAACAgccattcattttttttttttttggtttggttttccccgaagggtaaggcaaagggaactatgcccatacagccatgtctgacgtattttttttcttgatgattaatgaaatgatgaaaggtgatgatgatgaaacctaagcccccaccctcggagtagactcctactccgaaccccaaacgaattaactcaaaagtccgcataaacttttgagttatgaagcggcttcctgacacgaagcgaaaataggcagatacactttgtttattaaatactccaatataataacactcgcgaatgtcttccgactaacttaatgcgatcattaaccacaaaacaccacttcgtattaattatttagattat from Pectinophora gossypiella chromosome 18, ilPecGoss1.1, whole genome shotgun sequence includes the following:
- the LOC126375177 gene encoding ras-related protein Rab-8A, whose amino-acid sequence is MAKTYDYLFKLLLIGDSGVGKTSILFRFSEDAFNISFISTIGIDFKIRTIDLEGKKVKLQIWDTAGQERFRTITTAYYRGSMGIMLVYDVTNEKSFENIKNWIRNIEENASADVEKMILGNKCDLEAKRQVSKERGEQLAIEYQIKFVETSAKDSLNVEYAFYTLAKDIKAKMEKKQEASNPQARTGAHQLKANEQQRKPTSWLSRCSIL